The DNA window GCGGATGAGGTGCACGACGCAGGTCTGCACGATCGCTTTCGGCCACACGTTGCCGATCGCATCAGGCAACCCGGTCAAGCCATCACAGCAGACGATCAGCACGTCGTTCAGGCCGCGGTTGACCAGCTCGTTGAGCACGTTCTGCCAGAACTTCGCTCCCTCGTTCTCGCCGATCCAGATGCCCAGGACGTGCTTGAACCCGTCCGTGTCGACCCCGACGACCAGGTGCGCGGACCGGTTGTCGACCGTGCCGCCCTCACGGATCTTGACGACCACCGCGTCGATGTACATAATCGGATAAACCGCATCAACCGGGCGATTCTGCCATTGGGTGATCTCCTCGGCCACCACATCTGTGACATTCGAGATCAACGCCGGGGAAACCTCGGCATCATACACCTCTGCCAAATGTTCCTTGATGTCCCGAGTCGTCATTCCCCGCGCATACAACGACAAGATCATGTCATCGATCTGACCAAGCCGACGCTTCCGCTTCGGCACGATCCGCGGCTCAAAAGTACTCGCCCGGTCCCGCGGCACATCCAACCGGACCGGACCGGAGTTGGTGACCACCGTTTTCGCGCTCTTCCCGTTACGGGAATTCCCCGAACCATAACCAGCGGGATCACCTTTATCGTAACCGAGATGGTCGGCCATCTCAGTTTCCAGCGCCCGCTCCAGCACCGCCTTCGTCAGCTGATTCAGCAAACCCTGCGCGCCATCCAGGCCCATCCCCGAAGCCTCGGCGTCTGCTACCAGCGCATCGATCGCCGCCGGCGACAACAGCTCCGCCACACGCCGCGCCGCCGCGTCATCGCCACCGACCTCCACGGCACCCTCGTCCGCGCCCGCCGACTCCACCACCACATTCTCGCTCACTCAGAGTGTCCATTCTGGCAGGTCAGACCCAGCCGCCTGCCGGTCAGGTCACCCGCTTACACAGAAGATCAAACACCCCCCGGATCCAGGCCGAGGGGCAGTGGCGGCGGCGGTCGACCCGGCCCAAGACCGTGCGGCATGCTACGGCGGAGCCGGTCGTGGCTGTCGTGCTGCGGCTGCGGAAGGAGCTGAAACCGGACAACGGGGCGGACCCGATCCGCGATCGGCTTCTGGAGTTGGCCGCCGAGCGGGACTGGGCCGGACGGGGCTGGCCTGTCCCGTCGCGGGCCACGATCAACCGGATCCTGTCCCGGCACGGGCTGGCCGAGTCCAACCCCCGTAAGCGGCCCCGGTCCTCCTACCGTCGGTTCAGCTATGCCCGGCCGCGGGACTGCTACCAGATCGACGCCACCGAGGTCATCCTCGCCGGCGGGGCCACGGTGGTGGTGTTCGAGGTCCTCGACGACTGCACGCGCATGCTGGTGGCCAATCACGCCGCCGAGGCCGAAACCTCCCGTGCCGCGATCACCGCGATCACCGCGGCCATCACCGACCATGGTGCGCCCGCGATCGTGTTGTCCGACAACGGATCCGCGTTCACCTCACGCGGCCGCCACCCCAACGCCGGGCCATCGGCGTTCGCCCGCACCGTCACCGGCCACGGCTGCAGGCTGATCCATTCCAGCCCCTACCACCCGCAGACCTGCGGCAAGGTCGAACGCCACCACCAGACCTTCAAACGCTGGCTGGATCACCAACCCATCCAACCCGCGACCCTGACCGAACTCCGCACCCTGCTCGAGGTCTACCGCGAGCACTACAACCACCGCCGCCACAGCGCCCTTGGCCGGCAAACCCCCACCCATGCCTGGACCACCAGCGACAGCCACGGCGGACCCCAGCACCTGCCCGTCCAGGACGACGCCACCGTGCACCGCCTCAAAGTCAGCACCACCGGCACGGTCAACCTCGGCAAACACGCCCGGCTACGGATCGGCACCGCCCACGCCGGACACACCATCACCATCATCCGTGACAGCGACCGGGCCACCGCCTACACCAGCGACGGCGACCCGATCGGCCACATCCACCTCGACCACACCAAGACCTACCAAGGCCAACTCACCCCAGCCGCCTAACCTGTGTCACAACAACCGAGACAAACCTGCGGCAGAACTACCGAGACACGACACGGCAGTCAGCGCCGTCATGGTGGCCATCAGGGGCCGAAAACCCGGGCCGCGGGAGAGTCAGGCGCGCGTGGCGGCGTGTGCGAGCAGGATGCGGACATGGCGCGCCACTTCGGGGCCGCGTTCCTGCGGGAGCATGTGGCCCGCGCCGGGGAAGCGGATGAACTCGGCGTCCGGCAGCTCCTCGGCGATCACGGCCGCGTGCGGAACCGGGCACAGCCGGTCCTTCCCACCCGCCATCACCACCACGGGCACGCCGCGGAGCGCGGCCAGCGCCACCCGGCAGTCGTGCCGGGAGATCGCGTCCTGGAACCCGGCCACGCTCGCCGGATGCGCCCGCAGCAGCTGCGCCGCGACGGAGTCCAGATCGGCACGGCTCGGCCGGTCGCCGAACACCAGCCAGCGCGCGCCGGGACGGACGACAGCGGGTTTCAGCGGCAACCGGTCGCGGCGCTGGCGCGCGAGCACCTTCGCAAGCCGGCGTTCGACCTTCGCCGCCCCGCCGCCCGCGATCCCGGGCAGGCCGAGCGTGATCCGGTTCATCTCCCCCGACGACGTCGCGACGAACGCGACCCCTTCAACCCGCCCGGACACCAGCCCGGGGTGCCGCTCAGCGAGCTTCATGATCGTCATGCCGCCCATCGAGTGCCCGGCGAGCACGAGCCTGCCCTCCGGCGCCTTCGCCGCGATCAGCTCCGCCAGGTCGTCGGCGAGCTGCTCGATCGTCGCGGTGCCCGTGCGCGCGGGCGCCGAGGCGCCGTGCCCGCGCAGGTCGTAGGTGAGCCGCCGGACCGGGACACCCAGCTCGGCGACGACCCGGTCCCACGTGTGGTGGTCCTGGGTCCAGCCGTGCACGAGCGCCAGGGTCACCGCGGCGTCGGCGGGCCCGGTGAGCGTGAAGTGCAGTGCCGTGCCGTCGGTGGTGACGAACCGGTGCTCCCTGGCCGGGTCCCAGGACAGCGGCGCCCGGTGACGTGACCCCCTGGCCCCCGCCACCGCGTTTCGCGGGCTAACTGTCGTCATCGCCGCCTCACTTCGCGGGCAGCAGGAACGACTTGCGCCACAAGGTCATCCCCGGCGCGCCGACCAGCCCGGACTCCCGCAAGAACGGCATGATCTTGTCGCCCGCGTACCGGATCGTCTCCTGCCAGTTCGGGTTCGACAACGCCGCTCGGACGCCTTCCTTCGGGCTGATGCCCACCGCCCTGTACACCCCGGGGTTGATGAACGCCCTGGTCACGAAGTACGAGATGAGCGCGATGATGAACCGCTGGTAGGCGATCTCCGCCTTGGACAGCTTCGCCATCCCGCGGGTCACCTCTTCGCGCGCGAACGTCACGTGGCGCGCTTCTTCGAGCACGTGGATGCGGTTGACCATGCGCACCAGCGGCTGGATCTCGGGATCGTTCATCTGCTCGCGCTGCAACCGGTCGAGCACCTCTTCGGCGACCAGGATCGCGCCGTAGCGGGCGGGGCCGTAGCTGAT is part of the Amycolatopsis sp. CA-230715 genome and encodes:
- a CDS encoding IS256 family transposase, which encodes MAELLSPAAIDALVADAEASGMGLDGAQGLLNQLTKAVLERALETEMADHLGYDKGDPAGYGSGNSRNGKSAKTVVTNSGPVRLDVPRDRASTFEPRIVPKRKRRLGQIDDMILSLYARGMTTRDIKEHLAEVYDAEVSPALISNVTDVVAEEITQWQNRPVDAVYPIMYIDAVVVKIREGGTVDNRSAHLVVGVDTDGFKHVLGIWIGENEGAKFWQNVLNELVNRGLNDVLIVCCDGLTGLPDAIGNVWPKAIVQTCVVHLIRASMRFVSLDDRKAVAKSLKPIYEAANEAAAQQALNELKHTWGQKYTGLISTWERAWEEFIPFLEFHPAIRKVIYTTNMIESINYQLRKISKTRGHFPSVDAAIKLLYLGVRNITGRHIDGEGQFAGKRGTGTYGWKRALNAFATRFGDRLPL
- a CDS encoding AurF N-oxygenase family protein, coding for MTRTLGDAGREKTAERLLKSSANKFYDPEVDIDWDAPLVEGKRYIPEHRSSLYGTKLWDKLSEEQRIELGKHEIASVATTGLWFEILLMQMLLKEVYEEDPTTSHAQYALTEIADECRHSTMFARMADRIGCPAYGPVPWLRQLAKLMPTISYGPARYGAILVAEEVLDRLQREQMNDPEIQPLVRMVNRIHVLEEARHVTFAREEVTRGMAKLSKAEIAYQRFIIALISYFVTRAFINPGVYRAVGISPKEGVRAALSNPNWQETIRYAGDKIMPFLRESGLVGAPGMTLWRKSFLLPAK
- a CDS encoding alpha/beta fold hydrolase, which translates into the protein MTTVSPRNAVAGARGSRHRAPLSWDPAREHRFVTTDGTALHFTLTGPADAAVTLALVHGWTQDHHTWDRVVAELGVPVRRLTYDLRGHGASAPARTGTATIEQLADDLAELIAAKAPEGRLVLAGHSMGGMTIMKLAERHPGLVSGRVEGVAFVATSSGEMNRITLGLPGIAGGGAAKVERRLAKVLARQRRDRLPLKPAVVRPGARWLVFGDRPSRADLDSVAAQLLRAHPASVAGFQDAISRHDCRVALAALRGVPVVVMAGGKDRLCPVPHAAVIAEELPDAEFIRFPGAGHMLPQERGPEVARHVRILLAHAATRA
- a CDS encoding DDE-type integrase/transposase/recombinase, whose translation is MAVVLRLRKELKPDNGADPIRDRLLELAAERDWAGRGWPVPSRATINRILSRHGLAESNPRKRPRSSYRRFSYARPRDCYQIDATEVILAGGATVVVFEVLDDCTRMLVANHAAEAETSRAAITAITAAITDHGAPAIVLSDNGSAFTSRGRHPNAGPSAFARTVTGHGCRLIHSSPYHPQTCGKVERHHQTFKRWLDHQPIQPATLTELRTLLEVYREHYNHRRHSALGRQTPTHAWTTSDSHGGPQHLPVQDDATVHRLKVSTTGTVNLGKHARLRIGTAHAGHTITIIRDSDRATAYTSDGDPIGHIHLDHTKTYQGQLTPAA